Proteins found in one Methylophilaceae bacterium genomic segment:
- a CDS encoding GGDEF domain-containing protein produces MKKFPSSASVLSCLALFSTSGLYLYLMTGDIKSWEMIKWLDVFAEGGTTLLALFWLVLLMRSRPAGCVTSLLALGLSCFVFSWWMDFLDEFIKIPDTIFWDNWLESLPIPIGLVLLTFGIFHWHKEELAISAQMVKRERVFREHRLFDALIPLGSAGYLREQLKLALKEARTEAQPLSLVAIDIDHFSQINQLYGHQEGDAVLQSITQLLLLNLREQDLLCRLAGDRFVALLPNTNEYQAEIIALELKNAITHLAYKSTHLGKRIHLSASTATTVGMQEEANTLLKTLNSKLGFIKNGLMNATT; encoded by the coding sequence ATGAAAAAATTTCCGTCATCAGCAAGCGTTTTAAGTTGCTTAGCTTTATTTTCAACGAGTGGCTTGTATTTATATCTCATGACAGGCGATATCAAATCTTGGGAGATGATTAAGTGGCTAGATGTATTTGCAGAAGGTGGCACCACCTTGCTGGCGTTATTCTGGCTTGTTCTGTTAATGCGTAGCCGCCCGGCGGGTTGTGTGACTTCATTGCTTGCATTGGGTTTATCCTGCTTTGTATTTTCATGGTGGATGGACTTTTTAGATGAGTTTATCAAGATTCCAGATACTATTTTTTGGGACAATTGGTTAGAAAGTTTACCTATTCCAATCGGATTGGTTTTACTCACTTTCGGTATCTTTCATTGGCATAAAGAAGAACTTGCCATCAGCGCACAAATGGTCAAACGTGAACGTGTGTTTCGCGAACACCGTTTATTTGATGCTTTAATTCCACTTGGTAGCGCTGGTTATTTACGCGAGCAATTAAAACTAGCACTTAAAGAAGCACGCACAGAAGCGCAACCACTTTCTCTAGTCGCCATTGATATTGATCACTTTAGTCAAATAAACCAGTTATATGGGCATCAAGAAGGTGATGCCGTTTTGCAGTCAATCACCCAATTATTATTGCTTAATCTACGTGAGCAAGATTTACTTTGCCGACTAGCAGGTGATCGTTTTGTTGCTTTACTACCAAATACCAATGAATACCAAGCAGAAATCATTGCGCTTGAATTAAAAAATGCGATTACGCATCTGGCCTATAAAAGCACGCACCTTGGCAAACGTATCCATTTATCAGCCAGCACTGCAACCACTGTTGGTATGCAAGAAGAGGCCAATACACTCCTTAAAACACTCAACAGCAAACTTGGTTTTATTAAAAATGGATTGATGAACGCGACTACATAA
- a CDS encoding TonB-dependent receptor, translating into MQVKKGKTAKTKPALKLSVLMLAMASIPLGFAADADDLNKTGASTSKPTKLGDIGETEFLEVIGQAAQIDKALKDQRASDSIESVVRADAIGQLPDDNAAEALQRVPGVSIERDQGEGRFVTIRGLGPDLNSVNINGVNLPSSEPGGRAVALDVLPSELIQSLSVVKTLTPDMDANSLGATVNVNSLSGFDHDGFFYTISGEAGFNPLVSKTSPKVSGAISNIFSVGDGTDNLAVALALSFQQRKFGSDNVETGGEWDGPELNELQARDYQIQRDRLGVGLNIDYKPDALSNYYLRTIYSKFKDDEQRHLAELKFDDAQLPSELGAADGSRELKDRIDTQEIKSITFGGEKNIGLWTIDGQASYSESSEKSPFGIAGAVFEGAFANTGFSNTRKPRLIAGADYFNPNSFELDEVEAETTDFVSKQRDIKMDFARLYDFKGYDSQVKFGAKAIRRDVRNDTQTYIYDDFGTLPTNLSQYSGGNLNYKPGPFGQSINGSAIRNLIGQLDRNAALDEEESRINDYQMTEDINAAYVMNTIDINKLRLIAGLRYEGTKFTAKGTSVVDGSFAAVSKSNDYHNVLPGLHAKYQLAENTLFRAAYTNTVVRPTFDQLAPGVVINGDEAAFGNPDLNPLEARNLDIGIEHYMGRAGVLSAFAFYKDIKNFVYETDVRGTGAWTAFDEALTFENGDDAKVYGLELAYSQKLDWLSYPWNKVILGANATFSDSTAKISSLGQTRNIVLPSQSKQVGNMSIGWQDQKFSVRLAGNYKSKFLAEVGAIDTKQNDLYADAQLYVDLSASYFITPKMQLTFDAQNITDEKFYVYQNRQSFNSQFEEYGPTYRVSLTFTDF; encoded by the coding sequence ATGCAAGTGAAAAAAGGTAAGACAGCCAAAACAAAACCGGCACTCAAACTAAGTGTATTAATGCTGGCAATGGCAAGTATACCGCTTGGTTTTGCTGCGGATGCTGATGATCTGAATAAAACAGGCGCATCAACATCCAAACCAACAAAATTGGGTGATATTGGCGAAACAGAGTTTTTGGAAGTCATTGGTCAAGCAGCACAAATAGATAAAGCGTTAAAAGATCAACGCGCATCTGACTCTATAGAAAGTGTGGTACGTGCCGATGCCATTGGTCAATTACCAGATGATAATGCTGCTGAGGCCTTGCAGCGCGTACCGGGCGTTTCGATTGAGCGCGACCAAGGCGAAGGCCGATTTGTAACGATTCGTGGCTTAGGGCCAGATTTAAACAGTGTCAATATTAATGGTGTGAATCTTCCATCTTCAGAACCTGGTGGTCGTGCGGTGGCGCTTGATGTGTTGCCGTCTGAGCTCATCCAATCACTCTCTGTGGTCAAAACACTGACACCAGATATGGATGCGAACTCTTTAGGCGCTACCGTCAATGTAAACAGCTTATCTGGCTTTGACCATGATGGTTTCTTTTACACCATTTCTGGCGAAGCTGGATTCAACCCGCTTGTGAGTAAAACCAGCCCTAAAGTGTCTGGTGCAATCAGTAATATTTTTAGTGTTGGTGATGGTACAGATAATTTGGCAGTAGCCCTTGCATTGAGTTTTCAACAACGAAAATTTGGTTCAGATAACGTAGAAACTGGCGGAGAGTGGGACGGCCCTGAACTCAATGAGCTCCAAGCACGAGATTACCAAATTCAACGTGACCGTTTAGGTGTTGGTTTGAATATTGACTATAAGCCAGATGCCTTATCAAACTACTATTTGCGTACCATTTATAGCAAGTTTAAAGATGACGAACAACGCCACCTTGCAGAACTAAAATTTGATGATGCGCAGTTACCAAGCGAATTAGGTGCTGCAGATGGTTCAAGAGAGTTGAAAGACCGTATTGATACGCAAGAAATTAAATCGATTACATTTGGTGGCGAAAAAAATATTGGTTTATGGACAATAGACGGACAAGCATCATACAGCGAATCAAGTGAAAAAAGTCCATTTGGTATCGCTGGTGCTGTATTCGAAGGGGCTTTTGCTAATACTGGTTTTAGTAATACTAGAAAGCCGCGTCTTATTGCCGGTGCGGATTACTTTAACCCAAACTCGTTTGAACTAGATGAGGTAGAAGCGGAAACCACAGATTTTGTCTCAAAACAAAGAGACATCAAAATGGATTTTGCACGTCTATATGACTTTAAAGGCTACGACTCACAAGTTAAGTTTGGTGCTAAGGCCATTCGTCGTGATGTTAGGAATGATACGCAAACCTATATATATGATGATTTTGGCACATTACCAACCAATCTAAGCCAATACAGCGGCGGTAATTTAAATTACAAGCCTGGTCCTTTTGGGCAATCCATTAATGGCAGCGCTATCCGAAATCTGATTGGTCAATTAGACCGTAATGCTGCACTTGATGAAGAAGAATCACGCATTAATGATTATCAAATGACGGAAGATATTAACGCCGCCTATGTGATGAATACAATTGACATCAACAAGTTACGGTTAATTGCAGGTTTACGCTATGAAGGAACGAAATTTACAGCAAAAGGCACTAGTGTTGTAGATGGTAGTTTTGCTGCAGTTTCCAAAAGTAATGATTATCACAATGTATTGCCAGGTTTACACGCCAAATACCAATTGGCAGAAAATACTTTATTCAGAGCCGCTTATACAAACACTGTTGTTCGACCCACTTTTGATCAGCTAGCACCAGGGGTTGTGATTAATGGTGATGAAGCCGCTTTTGGTAATCCAGATTTAAATCCTTTAGAAGCAAGAAACTTAGATATCGGTATCGAGCACTATATGGGACGTGCTGGGGTTCTTTCAGCGTTTGCTTTTTATAAAGACATCAAAAACTTTGTATATGAGACTGATGTGCGTGGTACAGGTGCTTGGACAGCTTTTGATGAAGCGCTGACTTTTGAAAACGGTGATGATGCAAAAGTATATGGTTTAGAGTTGGCCTACTCACAAAAATTAGACTGGTTATCTTATCCATGGAATAAGGTTATTTTGGGCGCCAACGCAACTTTTAGTGATTCGACCGCCAAAATTTCTTCATTAGGCCAAACACGTAATATCGTGTTACCAAGTCAATCAAAACAAGTGGGTAATATGTCGATTGGTTGGCAAGATCAAAAATTCAGTGTGCGTCTAGCAGGTAACTATAAATCTAAATTTTTGGCAGAAGTAGGCGCAATTGATACCAAGCAAAACGACTTATATGCAGATGCACAATTGTATGTGGATTTAAGTGCCAGTTACTTTATTACACCTAAAATGCAATTGACATTTGATGCACAAAACATCACCGACGAAAAGTTCTACGTGTATCAAAATCGTCAGAGTTTCAATTCGCAATTTGAAGAATACGGCCCAACTTACCGTGTGAGCTTAACCTTTACTGATTTTTAA